One Malus domestica chromosome 11, GDT2T_hap1 genomic region harbors:
- the LOC103448075 gene encoding agamous-like MADS-box protein AGL61: protein MGKNKIDIKKITNKNYLKATFSKRRKGLFRKATDLCCLTGATLAVIAFSPGNNPFLFGHPSAESVIDRFLGEQARCASDDGGEEVLGSASAGNEHQDLESSREEVKEGSDVMDEEKGSLWWEKPIEEGLELPELKKYKSLLERLRENAAIKLDEMNRRELCTKDYLGLNFEIGSSSSTPADERDV, encoded by the coding sequence GGGGAAGAACAAGATCGACATCAAGAAAATAACCAACAAGAACTACCTCAAGGCCACATTCTCAAAGCGGCGCAAGGGTTTGTTCCGAAAGGCCACTGATCTTTGCTGCTTGACTGGCGCCACCCTTGCGGTTATTGCCTTTTCGCCCGGTAACAATCCTTTCCTCTTCGGCCACCCCTCCGCGGAATCTGTCATTGATCGATTTCTTGGTGAACAAGCGAGGTGTGCATCCGATGATGGCGGAGAGGAGGTTCTTGGGTCAGCTAGTGCCGGCAATGAGCACCAAGATTTGGAATCGAGTCGAGAGGAAGTGAAAGAAGGTTCCGATGTAATGGACGAGGAGAAGGGGAGTTTGTGGTGGGAGAAGCCGATTGAAGAAGGATTGGAACTGCCGGAGCTTAAAAAGTACAAGTCTTTGTTAGAACGTTTGAGGGAGAATGCGGCTATCAAGTTGGATGAGATGAATAGGAGAGAACTTTGTACCAAGGATTATTTGGGTTTGAATTTCGAGATTGGTTCGAGCTCTTCTACTCCTGCCGACGAAAGAGATGTATGA